One window of the Pedobacter ginsengisoli genome contains the following:
- a CDS encoding two-component regulator propeller domain-containing protein produces MINKIKNWPISSITLIVLLLLSLNGYSQSTYLQHFGTKDGLPSNNCFYTLQDSKGYIWVATDAGVSRFDGKVFENYSVDDGLPDNQILQIKEDRTGKIWFLALNGQLSYFFNGKFFNETNNKLLKLLRFNAVIVSFFEDSKGKIWFGTNKNVLVTWDGKSIMKYISANGNRQFINSFVHEDKSGKIWVFSNRSVRTFNGSEFTVIPHKTLLINYKSGLNMPDRTFAFLDKNGLNIQNGRAQHFQLKIDPSLLNNDPGFFYLDENKDVWISNASGIYFIDHSGKITTYLSNISSSQVIKDFKGNMWFTTNNGIYMLPKNEERLYIVDQSNGLSSNLIKSVIKDNKNRFWLGVDEGNINIIDPSDLSVNKVSLPDKKTYNIIKQLSLDTANEAIYFASEYGLGRISNIYAINRKIDYLREATNSMFVIKSFSVAKDKSLALALSSGVVIVPYKDDKYEFSSLYFKQGTDFFNNRAYCVFFDKSQNLWFSNINGLSELSNGSLYSYFEKSSLLTRRINDIKELSNDTLVLATDGYGLIFIKNRKVIKVITQRDGLADNICKRLFVKGNDVWVITNNGINKVSLNDQKTQVETFEFTNALLKDDVNSLYIDDDYAYFATNNGLVYFSINKIKTINEPPKVFVSSIINNKIKLGINAANHTLDPSDNNISFYYSAIDFQNRNIVYRYRLKSDANWTETKNRRLEFSSLEPGDYVFEISAKTNNSDWSSPTKVNFILKSHFWQTPWFLIITFLLACFIFYKVAVFVTKRRKNKEQEQLLLKNKILMLEQRALQAMMNPHFVFNVMNSIQHYINTKDTTSANKILTGFARLIRKNLEICTKSFITLEEEIEYLELYLSLEKKRFGGKLNYTITLNKAIDKEETLIPSMLLQPYIENAIWHGIMPKEEGGKIDIHIDLRGNEHLLIQIIDDGIGIDNSLRDKKGHHVSKGMDLTRERINLLNRVEVNPIQMDIKQNGNSGTFVSIAIPLKW; encoded by the coding sequence GTGATAAATAAAATAAAGAATTGGCCAATAAGCAGCATTACACTAATTGTTTTATTACTTCTTAGCTTAAACGGCTATTCTCAAAGCACTTACCTTCAGCATTTTGGAACCAAAGATGGGCTTCCAAGCAATAACTGCTTTTATACACTCCAAGATTCAAAGGGATATATTTGGGTAGCTACCGATGCAGGGGTTAGCAGATTTGACGGAAAAGTATTTGAAAATTACTCTGTGGATGATGGCTTACCTGACAATCAAATTTTACAAATAAAAGAAGATAGAACTGGCAAAATATGGTTTTTAGCATTAAATGGACAATTAAGCTATTTTTTTAATGGCAAGTTCTTTAATGAAACTAACAATAAACTGCTTAAATTACTAAGATTTAATGCCGTTATTGTTTCCTTTTTTGAGGATAGCAAAGGCAAAATCTGGTTTGGTACCAACAAAAATGTTTTGGTGACCTGGGATGGAAAGTCTATAATGAAATATATCTCGGCCAATGGTAACCGCCAATTTATAAATAGCTTTGTTCATGAAGATAAATCGGGGAAGATCTGGGTATTCAGTAATCGTTCTGTTAGAACTTTTAATGGTTCGGAGTTTACTGTAATTCCTCATAAAACACTTCTAATAAACTATAAGTCGGGATTAAACATGCCTGATAGAACATTTGCTTTTCTTGATAAAAACGGACTTAATATTCAAAATGGAAGAGCTCAGCATTTCCAATTAAAAATAGATCCATCATTACTAAACAATGATCCCGGCTTTTTTTATTTAGATGAGAACAAAGATGTATGGATAAGCAACGCTTCAGGAATATATTTTATTGACCATTCCGGAAAAATAACTACCTATCTGAGTAATATATCATCGAGTCAGGTAATAAAGGATTTTAAAGGAAATATGTGGTTTACCACAAATAATGGAATTTACATGCTTCCTAAAAACGAAGAACGACTTTACATTGTAGATCAAAGTAACGGGCTAAGCAGTAACCTTATAAAAAGTGTTATCAAAGACAATAAAAATCGTTTCTGGCTTGGAGTAGATGAGGGTAACATTAACATTATTGATCCCTCTGATCTTTCTGTTAATAAGGTTTCATTGCCTGATAAAAAGACATACAATATTATTAAACAGCTTAGCTTAGACACTGCAAATGAAGCCATATACTTTGCTTCGGAATATGGGTTAGGCCGAATAAGCAATATTTATGCAATCAACAGAAAAATAGATTACCTGCGCGAGGCAACAAACTCGATGTTTGTAATTAAGAGTTTTAGTGTAGCAAAAGATAAAAGTTTGGCGCTAGCCTTATCATCTGGTGTGGTTATAGTGCCCTACAAAGATGACAAATATGAATTTAGCTCATTGTACTTTAAACAGGGAACTGATTTTTTCAATAATAGAGCATATTGTGTGTTTTTTGACAAGAGCCAAAACTTATGGTTCTCTAATATCAACGGTTTATCAGAACTTTCTAATGGTTCATTATATAGTTATTTTGAAAAAAGCAGTCTTTTAACAAGAAGGATTAATGATATAAAGGAATTGAGTAATGATACACTTGTTCTGGCAACTGATGGATATGGGCTTATTTTCATTAAGAATAGAAAAGTAATAAAGGTAATTACCCAGAGGGACGGACTTGCAGATAATATTTGTAAAAGACTTTTTGTAAAAGGTAATGATGTATGGGTAATTACCAACAATGGCATTAATAAGGTTTCTTTAAATGACCAAAAAACGCAGGTAGAAACCTTCGAATTTACAAATGCTTTGCTTAAGGATGATGTTAATTCATTATATATTGATGATGATTATGCCTATTTTGCTACTAACAATGGTTTGGTATATTTTTCGATAAACAAGATTAAGACCATTAATGAGCCACCTAAAGTATTTGTATCTTCTATTATTAATAATAAAATAAAGCTTGGGATAAACGCAGCAAATCATACGCTCGATCCATCCGACAATAATATTTCATTTTACTACAGTGCTATTGATTTTCAGAACAGAAATATTGTTTACCGATACCGTTTAAAATCGGATGCAAACTGGACGGAAACGAAAAACAGGCGTCTTGAATTTTCTTCGCTGGAACCCGGCGATTATGTATTTGAAATAAGTGCAAAAACTAATAATAGTGATTGGAGTAGCCCAACTAAGGTTAACTTTATTCTAAAAAGTCATTTCTGGCAAACACCATGGTTCCTTATAATTACATTTCTGCTTGCATGTTTTATTTTTTATAAAGTAGCGGTTTTTGTAACTAAAAGACGTAAAAATAAAGAGCAAGAGCAATTGCTATTGAAAAACAAGATCCTGATGCTGGAGCAGCGAGCCTTACAGGCAATGATGAATCCTCATTTTGTATTTAATGTAATGAATTCTATACAACATTATATAAATACAAAGGACACCACTTCAGCTAATAAAATATTAACCGGTTTTGCCAGACTTATTAGAAAGAATCTGGAGATTTGTACAAAAAGCTTCATAACGCTGGAAGAGGAAATTGAATATCTGGAGCTTTACCTTAGCCTGGAAAAGAAAAGATTTGGAGGTAAATTAAACTATACGATCACACTTAACAAAGCTATTGATAAGGAAGAAACCCTGATTCCTTCTATGTTGCTTCAGCCGTATATAGAAAATGCCATATGGCATGGGATAATGCCTAAGGAAGAAGGTGGCAAAATAGATATACATATAGATTTAAGAGGTAATGAGCACTTGCTGATTCAGATTATTGATGATGGTATTGGTATTGACAATTCTTTGAGAGATAAAAAAGGTCATCACGTAAGTAAGGGTATGGACTTAACACGTGAACGTATTAATCTATTAAATCGGGTTGAAGTAAATCCAATACAGATGGACATAAAACAGAACGGTAATTCGGGCACATTTGTATCAATTGCTATCCCCTTAAAGTGGTAA
- a CDS encoding LytR/AlgR family response regulator transcription factor, whose product MLNAIIVDDEEFARSSLYFLLQENCENIHISGIAKSVGEARNLLAHNTIDLIFLDIAMPGENGFDLIPQIESSKTHVIFTTAYDQYALKAIKANALDYLLKPIDIDELKEAVNKATKYIALSKTEHNKNEGLQNLAVNLSEKNETRKISLPNGQGYSLVSIDDIVHIEADSNYSVFHLVNKDKITVSKVLKEYEEILPAHQFIRVHKSSIVNLNYLREYNSKNGLELILKTGDKIAVSRRRASDFMEKVKSYTNFDSDK is encoded by the coding sequence GTGCTGAATGCTATTATTGTAGACGATGAAGAGTTTGCCCGTTCCTCCTTATATTTTTTATTGCAGGAGAACTGTGAGAATATCCATATATCTGGCATAGCAAAATCTGTTGGGGAAGCCCGCAACCTGCTTGCTCACAATACAATTGATCTTATTTTCCTGGATATTGCCATGCCTGGTGAGAATGGTTTTGATTTAATACCTCAGATAGAATCTTCCAAAACGCATGTGATTTTTACTACTGCTTACGATCAATATGCATTAAAGGCAATTAAGGCAAATGCACTGGATTATTTGCTTAAGCCTATAGATATTGATGAACTTAAGGAGGCCGTTAATAAGGCGACCAAGTATATTGCCCTTAGCAAAACAGAACACAATAAAAATGAAGGATTGCAAAATCTGGCTGTGAATCTTTCTGAGAAAAATGAAACACGAAAAATTAGCTTACCTAACGGACAGGGATATAGTTTGGTAAGTATTGACGACATTGTTCATATCGAAGCTGATAGTAATTACTCTGTTTTCCATTTAGTAAACAAGGATAAAATCACTGTCTCGAAAGTTTTGAAGGAGTATGAAGAGATTCTTCCTGCCCATCAGTTTATTAGGGTTCATAAATCGAGCATAGTAAATCTGAATTACTTAAGAGAGTACAATTCTAAAAATGGATTGGAGCTGATACTAAAAACTGGCGATAAAATTGCGGTTTCCAGAAGGCGTGCAAGTGATTTTATGGAAAAGGTTAAATCATATACCAATTTTGATAGTGATAAATAA
- a CDS encoding ferritin-like domain-containing protein: MKNLQEQEKQELLPAERSIFTAPLQRRSFLQFAGAGAATVALIAAGCKKDRHDPMVPGGVTLNFKDDFGVLNYAYALEQLEAAFYIQVASNPPSGFSPAEKQYFQDIQYHEIAHREFFKKALGAAAIGSLEVDFSSINFTDRASVLGAAMAFEDLGVGAYNGAGVRLTTDAYLVAAGKIVSVEARHAAYVRDLISNGTFASSPQVDANGLDKALTPDVVLAAAGKYIKTKITVTNL; this comes from the coding sequence ATGAAAAATTTACAAGAACAAGAAAAGCAAGAATTGCTCCCAGCAGAAAGGAGTATTTTTACAGCCCCATTGCAACGCCGTTCTTTTCTGCAATTTGCAGGAGCGGGTGCAGCAACTGTAGCATTAATAGCTGCAGGCTGTAAAAAAGACAGACATGATCCTATGGTTCCTGGTGGTGTAACACTAAATTTTAAAGATGACTTTGGTGTATTGAATTATGCTTATGCTTTAGAGCAGTTAGAAGCAGCTTTTTATATTCAGGTTGCATCAAACCCACCATCAGGTTTTTCCCCCGCCGAAAAGCAGTATTTTCAGGATATACAATATCATGAAATTGCACATAGAGAGTTTTTTAAGAAAGCTTTAGGTGCAGCAGCAATAGGAAGTTTAGAAGTTGACTTTTCAAGTATAAATTTCACAGATAGAGCAAGCGTTTTAGGTGCAGCAATGGCTTTTGAAGATTTAGGTGTTGGTGCTTATAATGGTGCAGGTGTGCGTTTAACAACAGATGCTTACTTGGTTGCGGCAGGTAAAATTGTTTCTGTTGAAGCACGTCATGCGGCATATGTACGCGATCTGATTTCAAATGGAACTTTTGCTTCCAGTCCGCAAGTAGATGCAAATGGATTAGATAAAGCCTTAACACCTGATGTAGTTCTTGCAGCAGCAGGAAAATACATTAAAACTAAAATTACTGTAACTAACCTATAA
- a CDS encoding ferritin-like domain-containing protein: MNIVNILEEIEKVDGEIYERLNPRRSAMKDFYNMGKKVALAAMPLALGSMFTKAYGQSTPTAVVEVLNFALTLEYLEYHFYNHSLLAAPGLLTEGTPAHGAITTIRDHELAHVNLLKGALGAAARPALAYADFDFTAKGTFPTVYSDYKTFLAVAQAFEDTGVRAYKGQATVLKGNAVLTTALQIHSVEARHAAHIRSMRAAPAGGGVAVKPWISLGAGGGANDSGVPQVDPVYKGEDLDVQAGVTITGIATGVSKAAAVESFDEPLAKADVLTIAGLFIK; the protein is encoded by the coding sequence ATGAATATTGTAAATATATTAGAAGAAATAGAAAAAGTAGACGGTGAGATCTATGAGAGATTAAATCCGAGAAGATCTGCAATGAAGGATTTTTATAACATGGGTAAAAAAGTGGCTTTGGCAGCAATGCCTTTAGCTTTAGGATCTATGTTTACAAAAGCTTACGGACAAAGTACACCAACTGCGGTAGTTGAAGTTTTAAATTTCGCATTGACACTTGAATACCTAGAGTATCACTTTTATAACCATTCACTTTTGGCCGCACCCGGTTTACTTACAGAGGGAACACCTGCGCATGGTGCAATAACTACTATCCGCGATCACGAATTGGCTCACGTAAATTTGCTTAAAGGAGCATTGGGCGCTGCGGCAAGACCTGCATTGGCCTATGCTGATTTTGACTTTACAGCAAAAGGTACTTTCCCTACAGTATATTCAGACTATAAAACATTTTTGGCGGTTGCACAGGCATTTGAAGATACTGGGGTAAGGGCTTACAAAGGTCAGGCCACTGTACTAAAGGGCAATGCTGTATTAACAACCGCATTACAGATCCATTCTGTTGAGGCACGTCATGCTGCGCATATACGTTCTATGCGTGCTGCACCGGCTGGTGGAGGTGTTGCAGTTAAACCATGGATTAGTCTTGGTGCAGGTGGTGGTGCAAACGATTCGGGTGTTCCTCAGGTGGATCCTGTTTATAAAGGCGAGGATCTCGATGTTCAAGCTGGAGTAACCATTACCGGTATTGCAACAGGAGTTTCAAAAGCAGCAGCGGTTGAATCATTCGACGAACCACTAGCAAAAGCAGATGTTCTAACAATTGCAGGTTTGTTCATTAAATAG
- the mqnC gene encoding cyclic dehypoxanthinyl futalosine synthase — MNTAELLQRALQFDFLTKEEGVFLYNNAATAELAYVANELRKKQVPSGKVTWQIDRNVNTTNVCIANCKFCNFFRRPGHDESYITDIETYKVKIEETFRLGGDQLLLQGGHHPDLGLKFYADLFKQLKELYPDLKLHALGPPEIAHVAKLEGISHTEVLKALKEAGMDSLPGAGAEILNDRVRRLISKGKCGGQEWLDVMRAAHQLDITTSATMMFGHVETIEERFEHLVWIREVQSEKPADAKGFLAFIPWPFQDDGTLLKRLRGISNNVSGDEYIRMLALSRIMLPNVKNIQASWLTVGKSVAELCLHAGANDFGSIMIEENVVSAAGAPHRFTAKGIQDAIREAGFEPQLRGQQYNYRDLPEHLEEQVINY; from the coding sequence ATGAATACTGCCGAATTACTACAAAGGGCCTTACAGTTCGACTTTTTAACAAAGGAAGAGGGTGTTTTTTTATACAATAATGCTGCTACAGCTGAGTTAGCTTATGTTGCTAATGAATTGAGAAAGAAACAAGTACCTAGTGGTAAGGTTACCTGGCAGATAGACAGAAATGTAAATACTACTAACGTATGTATTGCAAATTGCAAGTTCTGTAACTTTTTTAGAAGACCAGGACATGATGAAAGCTACATAACTGATATAGAAACCTATAAAGTAAAGATTGAAGAAACTTTCAGGTTAGGTGGAGATCAGTTGTTATTACAGGGTGGACATCATCCGGATTTGGGCTTAAAATTTTATGCTGATCTGTTTAAACAATTAAAAGAGCTGTATCCCGATTTAAAACTGCATGCTTTAGGCCCACCAGAAATTGCCCATGTTGCAAAACTTGAAGGCATTTCTCATACAGAAGTTTTAAAAGCACTTAAAGAAGCCGGTATGGATTCGTTACCTGGCGCAGGTGCAGAAATATTAAATGACCGGGTTAGAAGGTTAATATCAAAAGGAAAGTGCGGTGGACAGGAATGGCTTGATGTAATGCGTGCTGCCCATCAGCTTGATATTACTACTTCTGCAACTATGATGTTTGGGCATGTTGAAACTATTGAAGAGCGCTTTGAACATTTAGTTTGGATAAGAGAAGTTCAAAGTGAAAAGCCTGCTGATGCTAAAGGGTTTCTGGCATTTATTCCATGGCCTTTTCAGGATGATGGTACATTGTTAAAACGCCTTAGGGGTATTAGTAATAATGTTTCTGGTGATGAGTATATAAGAATGCTTGCACTGAGCAGAATTATGTTGCCTAATGTGAAAAACATACAAGCTTCGTGGTTAACCGTTGGGAAAAGCGTTGCGGAACTATGTTTACACGCTGGCGCAAACGATTTTGGCTCTATTATGATTGAAGAAAACGTGGTTTCGGCAGCAGGCGCTCCTCATCGTTTTACAGCTAAAGGTATACAGGATGCGATTAGAGAAGCTGGTTTTGAACCTCAGTTACGAGGCCAGCAGTATAATTACCGTGATTTGCCAGAACATCTGGAAGAACAAGTGATTAACTACTAA
- a CDS encoding M16 family metallopeptidase has protein sequence MVDFNRFTLPNGLRVLVHEDDTTPMAVLNILYDVGARDEEQDRTGFAHLFEHLMFGGSINIPSYDEPLQRVGGENNAFTSNDITNYYITLPAVNLETAFWLESDRMLSLAFSEKSLETQRNVVCEEFKQRYLNQPYGDVWLKLRPLAYKKHPYQWATIGQDLKQIEDAKMEDVKAFFKKHYNPQNAIMVVGGNVKTEDVKILAEKWFAPIPAGDKYNRNLPQEPLQTEERKETVKADVPLNAIYMAFKMPARLDSEYQSFDLMSDILSQGQSSRLYNSLLKEQQLFSDIHAYVTSSIDEGLFVIEGKLVQGVTIEAAEASIWAELTKLTQHEVTEEEITKVKNKSESIMVFAEMSLLDKAMNLAYYELLGDAEGLNTEIDKYLAVTPQHILKAAKNTFVKEQCSTLYYLNAKDA, from the coding sequence ATGGTAGACTTTAATCGTTTTACATTACCAAACGGACTTCGCGTGCTTGTGCACGAAGATGATACAACGCCAATGGCGGTATTAAATATCCTTTACGATGTTGGCGCACGTGATGAGGAGCAAGACAGAACTGGTTTTGCACATTTATTTGAACACCTTATGTTTGGTGGTTCTATAAATATCCCTAGTTACGATGAGCCTTTGCAAAGAGTGGGGGGAGAAAATAATGCTTTCACCAGTAACGATATTACTAACTATTACATCACTCTTCCGGCTGTAAACCTGGAAACTGCTTTTTGGCTTGAAAGTGATAGGATGTTAAGTCTTGCCTTTTCAGAAAAAAGTTTAGAAACACAACGAAATGTAGTTTGCGAAGAGTTTAAACAACGTTATCTGAATCAGCCATACGGCGATGTATGGTTAAAATTAAGGCCATTGGCTTATAAAAAACACCCTTACCAATGGGCAACTATAGGACAGGACCTAAAACAGATTGAAGACGCAAAAATGGAAGATGTTAAGGCGTTTTTCAAAAAGCATTATAACCCTCAAAATGCAATTATGGTAGTGGGTGGTAATGTTAAAACCGAAGATGTTAAGATCCTTGCCGAGAAATGGTTTGCGCCAATCCCTGCAGGTGATAAATATAACAGAAACCTTCCTCAAGAGCCGTTGCAAACAGAAGAACGTAAAGAAACGGTTAAGGCCGATGTTCCTTTAAATGCTATTTATATGGCTTTTAAAATGCCTGCAAGACTAGATTCTGAGTATCAGAGTTTCGACCTGATGTCTGATATCCTTTCACAAGGGCAATCATCAAGGTTGTACAATAGTTTGTTAAAAGAACAGCAATTATTTAGTGATATACATGCATATGTTACTAGTAGTATAGACGAAGGGCTATTTGTTATTGAAGGAAAGCTTGTTCAGGGTGTAACTATTGAAGCTGCAGAGGCTTCAATATGGGCCGAGCTGACAAAACTTACTCAGCATGAAGTAACTGAAGAGGAAATTACAAAGGTGAAAAACAAATCAGAATCTATTATGGTATTTGCAGAAATGAGTCTTTTAGATAAAGCTATGAATCTTGCCTACTATGAGTTGTTGGGTGATGCAGAGGGCCTCAATACCGAAATAGATAAGTATTTAGCCGTTACCCCTCAACACATTCTTAAAGCAGCCAAAAATACCTTTGTAAAAGAGCAATGTTCAACTTTATATTATTTAAACGCCAAAGATGCTTAA
- a CDS encoding M16 family metallopeptidase, whose product MLNRTLAPESLQVNEIKFLEPLTQHLDNGIPVFTINAGKQELVRIEFIFENVNWDASKPLQAVGVSHLINNGTDKLSAKEIADKVDYYGAFLQTEYGADQSSVKLYTLNKHLSLVLPILRSILNESIFPEQELAIFVQNQKQSLQVNLQKNDFLARRQFANSIFGNTPYGSNIEAEDYNALKRDDLINYFKAAYKPENCTVIVAGKFEENEFAILNNVFGNQWQNTEASVINKFTFEASPKGEILIERPEAIQSAIRMGALSISRNHHDFPGFQVLNCLLGGYFGSRLMANIREDKGYTYGIGSAVVSLRDAGYFFIATEVGTEVCNNALTEIEKEIDLLKTELVANQELDLVRNYMLGSMLGSLENAFSHADKFKNVYFSGLDHNYYENYIKTVKTITSQELKDLAGKYLNTDNFTKVIVGKK is encoded by the coding sequence ATGCTTAATCGTACACTAGCCCCGGAATCATTACAGGTTAATGAGATCAAATTTTTAGAGCCATTAACCCAACATCTTGACAATGGCATACCTGTTTTTACCATTAATGCAGGTAAACAGGAACTGGTAAGGATAGAGTTTATTTTCGAGAATGTAAACTGGGATGCCTCAAAACCATTACAGGCTGTAGGTGTTAGTCACTTAATAAACAATGGTACTGATAAACTTAGTGCTAAAGAAATTGCAGACAAAGTAGATTATTACGGTGCGTTTTTACAAACTGAATATGGTGCAGACCAATCTAGTGTAAAACTATATACCCTCAACAAACACTTGTCTTTGGTATTGCCTATTTTAAGATCAATCTTAAATGAAAGTATTTTCCCAGAGCAGGAACTTGCAATTTTTGTTCAGAACCAGAAGCAATCATTACAGGTAAATCTTCAAAAAAATGATTTCCTGGCCCGAAGACAATTCGCAAACTCAATTTTTGGCAATACTCCTTATGGGTCAAATATTGAAGCTGAAGATTATAATGCACTAAAAAGAGATGATCTGATTAACTATTTCAAAGCAGCATATAAACCCGAGAATTGTACAGTAATAGTTGCCGGAAAATTCGAAGAAAATGAGTTTGCTATTTTAAATAATGTTTTTGGAAATCAGTGGCAAAATACCGAAGCTTCAGTTATCAATAAATTTACTTTCGAAGCAAGCCCTAAGGGCGAAATTTTAATTGAAAGACCAGAAGCCATTCAATCTGCCATCAGAATGGGTGCTTTGAGCATTAGCAGAAATCATCATGATTTCCCCGGATTTCAGGTATTAAACTGTTTGCTAGGCGGTTATTTTGGATCAAGATTAATGGCCAATATTCGTGAAGATAAAGGCTATACTTACGGTATCGGCTCAGCCGTTGTTTCGTTAAGAGATGCAGGATACTTCTTTATTGCAACCGAAGTAGGTACGGAGGTATGCAATAATGCCCTTACCGAGATCGAAAAAGAAATTGATCTATTAAAAACAGAATTAGTTGCCAATCAGGAATTAGATCTGGTGCGCAATTACATGTTGGGTTCAATGTTAGGTAGTTTAGAAAATGCATTTTCTCATGCCGATAAGTTTAAGAATGTTTATTTCTCAGGACTTGATCATAACTATTACGAAAACTACATCAAAACTGTAAAAACCATAACTTCGCAAGAATTGAAAGACCTTGCTGGTAAATACTTAAACACCGATAACTTTACCAAAGTTATTGTGGGTAAGAAATAA
- a CDS encoding DUF3857 domain-containing protein produces the protein MRTLMFFIISLFFIKEAEAQGAYDVSKIPADLLKDASTVVRYESQTYEVKNPGNAVYNYKIAVTLLNKSAEGASNMYEFYDKFSSVYNLKAALYDSKGNKVKEYKGSDFKDRSAVSNGSIYEDSRVKFLEFLYTNYPYTIEYSYSTDYSGIRFYPSWKPVSTWGSAIEKSEYTFTIPETMTFKYLKSTGLKTDSLKVKDKMQYRWSCEHVKALEYEPMSAGIANVSPWVTLAPNQFEYDNSKANIENWVSLGAWLYGLNNGAQVLPESVKVKVQSLIKGMASPKDKIRVLYNYLQSNTRYVGVQLGIGGYKPIAADKVAAVNYGDCKALSNYMKALLLEAGIKSNLVVIGNDMPSLNKKFASLNQANHMILCVPLEKDTTWLECTSQFVPAGYIGNDNSDRTVLLVTEAGGKLAQTPYYSPVNNYQKRVTKVNLDEEGAANINIETQYGFAQFEDNLRMTLIEPTEQRKRLMNSLSIPNMQISSFSFNQPDKGAAILNEKVDLTASQILTKGGDKLFVTLNMTNRQENTVTPIENRKTYFNVKYGYSDEDEIIYNIPKGYKVEFMPKDIVIESEFGKYTAKVVQKDNNLIYSRTKTINNKKYPPEKYNDYVAFSKKIYQADKQKGILAKIE, from the coding sequence ATGAGAACACTAATGTTTTTTATTATTAGCTTGTTTTTTATTAAAGAAGCTGAGGCGCAAGGTGCTTATGATGTAAGTAAAATTCCTGCTGATTTACTTAAGGATGCCTCGACTGTGGTTAGATATGAGAGTCAGACTTATGAGGTAAAGAATCCTGGGAATGCGGTTTACAATTATAAAATTGCCGTAACATTGTTAAATAAGAGTGCTGAAGGCGCATCGAACATGTATGAATTTTATGATAAATTTTCTAGTGTTTATAATTTAAAGGCCGCCTTATATGACAGTAAGGGCAACAAGGTTAAAGAATACAAAGGGAGTGATTTTAAAGACAGAAGTGCAGTTTCGAACGGTTCAATATATGAAGACAGTAGGGTTAAATTCCTTGAATTTTTATACACAAACTATCCTTACACCATTGAATACAGCTACAGTACTGATTATAGCGGAATACGTTTTTATCCCTCATGGAAACCTGTAAGTACCTGGGGATCTGCAATAGAGAAATCGGAATATACTTTTACAATTCCCGAAACTATGACTTTCAAATACCTGAAAAGTACAGGCCTTAAAACTGATTCTTTAAAGGTAAAAGATAAGATGCAATACAGATGGAGCTGTGAGCATGTTAAAGCCCTTGAATATGAGCCAATGAGTGCTGGCATTGCCAATGTAAGCCCCTGGGTAACTTTGGCGCCAAATCAGTTTGAATATGATAACTCTAAAGCAAATATTGAAAACTGGGTAAGTTTAGGAGCCTGGCTTTATGGCCTAAATAATGGAGCGCAGGTATTGCCTGAATCTGTAAAAGTAAAAGTTCAAAGCCTGATTAAAGGTATGGCTTCTCCTAAAGACAAAATAAGGGTGCTATATAATTATCTTCAATCTAACACCAGATATGTGGGCGTGCAACTAGGGATTGGTGGCTATAAGCCTATTGCCGCTGATAAAGTAGCAGCAGTAAACTATGGAGACTGTAAGGCTTTGTCTAATTACATGAAAGCACTATTACTGGAAGCCGGAATAAAATCGAACCTTGTGGTAATAGGAAATGATATGCCTTCGCTGAATAAAAAATTTGCAAGTCTAAACCAGGCAAATCATATGATACTTTGTGTTCCACTTGAAAAAGATACCACATGGCTGGAGTGTACAAGCCAATTTGTACCTGCCGGTTATATAGGTAATGACAATTCGGACAGAACGGTATTATTGGTTACTGAAGCTGGTGGAAAATTAGCTCAAACGCCATACTACAGTCCGGTCAATAATTATCAGAAACGTGTAACCAAGGTTAATCTTGATGAGGAGGGCGCTGCTAATATTAATATTGAAACTCAATATGGATTTGCTCAGTTTGAAGATAATTTGAGAATGACATTAATAGAGCCTACTGAGCAGCGAAAACGCTTAATGAACTCGCTAAGTATACCAAATATGCAGATCAGTTCATTTAGCTTTAATCAGCCGGATAAAGGGGCTGCAATACTTAATGAAAAAGTAGACCTCACAGCTTCTCAAATTTTAACTAAAGGAGGAGATAAGCTGTTTGTGACTTTAAATATGACCAACAGGCAAGAGAACACGGTTACCCCTATTGAAAACCGGAAGACGTATTTTAATGTTAAGTATGGTTATTCTGATGAAGATGAAATTATTTATAATATTCCAAAAGGCTATAAAGTTGAATTTATGCCTAAAGATATTGTGATTGAATCGGAATTTGGTAAGTATACTGCCAAGGTGGTACAAAAAGATAACAATCTTATTTATAGCCGTACAAAGACTATTAATAACAAAAAATACCCCCCAGAGAAATACAATGATTATGTAGCCTTTTCAAAAAAGATTTATCAGGCAGATAAGCAAAAAGGTATTCTTGCTAAAATTGAATAA